One Gossypium raimondii isolate GPD5lz chromosome 3, ASM2569854v1, whole genome shotgun sequence genomic window carries:
- the LOC105794149 gene encoding uncharacterized protein At1g26090, chloroplastic isoform X1, whose product MSSVLVSSPVIFPLSNSKSKSSLWSPSRRTISQLSVNNGDDIIDSSSNTPRLITFLGKGGSGKTISSVFAAQHYAMAGLSTCLVLQGQDRTADCLLNCKIDSSPTLCNRNLSVVRLETTKMLLEPLNELKKADGRLNLTQGVLEGVVGEELGVLPGMDSIFSLLALVRLLGLFGKRARKNHQNDKFDIIIYDGISTEETLRMIGASSKARLYLKYLRSMAEKTDLGRLAGPSLLRLVDEAMGISGNPSQLTGTISAEIWDSLERILERGSSGSYQFGCFLVMNPNIPISISSALRYWGCAIQADTQVGGAFAIPTPHLDVESVENLKKNLYPLPFACIPNLAVDSPQDWNAIMMNNSVEGARGLLSLPASQKVSSVIFDTAKKTATLLMPGFEKSEIKLYQYRGGSELLVEAGDQRRVISLPPQMQGKVGGAKFIERSLVITIR is encoded by the exons atgtccTCTGTGCTTGTGTCTTCCCCTGTTATCTTCCCTCTCTCCAATTCCAAGTCCAAATCCAGTCTTTGGAGTCCCTCTCGAAGAACAATCTCTCAACTTTCTGTCAACAATGGTGATGACATCATTGATTCTTCTTCAAACACTCCAAGATTGATCACCTTCTTAGGCAAAGGCGGCTCCGGCAAGACCATCTCCTCTGTTTTCGCTGCCCAG CATTATGCAATGGCTGGACTCAGCACATGCTTAGTGTTACAAGGACAAGATCGCACTGCTGACTGTCTTCTCAATTGTAAGATCGACTCCTCTCCTACCCTATGCAACCGCAACCTTTCTGTTGTTAGGCTGGAAACCACTAAA ATGCTTCTTGAACCTCTAAATGAGCTGAAGAAAGCAGATGGCCGTCTTAATTTGACACAAGGAGTTCTGGAAGGG GTTGTTGGAGAAGAGCTTGGGGTGCTTCCCGGGATGGATTCTATCTTTTCACTACTTGCACTTGTGAGGCTTCTGGGTTTATTCGGGAAACGGGCTCGGAAGAACCATCAAAAcgataaatttgacattatcaTATATGATGGTATCAGCACCGAAGAAACCCTAAGAATGATAGGTGCAAGCAGTAAAGCAAG ACTCTACTTGAAGTACCTGCGGAGCATGGCTGAGAAAACTGACCTTGGGAGATTGGCTGGTCCTTCACTCCTGAGACTGGTAGATGAAGCTATGGGCATAAGTGGTAACCCATCCCAACTCACTGGAACAATCAGTGCTGAAATATGGGACAGTCTGGAACGAATTCTTGAG AGAGGATCTTCAGGATCTTATCAATTTGGGTGCTTTCTTGTGATGAATCCAAACATTCCAATATCAATCAGTTCAGCATTACGTTACTGGGGTTGTGCAATCCAAGCTGATACGCAGGTGGGTGGTGCATTTGCCATTCCTACCCCCCATTTGGATGTTGAATCAGTGGAAAATCTGAAGAAGAATTTGTATCCCTTGCCTTTTGCTTGTATTCCGAATCTTGCAGTGGATTCCCCTCAAGATTGGAATGCCATCATGATGAACAATAGCGTTGAGGGTGCAAGGGGTCTTCTTTCTTTGCCAGCAAGCCAGAAGGTTTCATCGGTAATTTTTGACACAGCAAAGAAAACAGCAACCCTTCTCATGCCAGGTTTCGAGAAGTCAGAGATCAAGCTATATCAA TATAGAGGAGGATCAGAGTTGTTGGTGGAAGCGGGGGACCAAAGACGAGTCATTTCTCTCCCACCACAAATGCAAGGTAAGGTAGGAGGCGCCAAGTTCATTGAAAGAAGTCTTGTAATCACTATTCGATAA
- the LOC105794149 gene encoding uncharacterized protein At1g26090, chloroplastic isoform X2 — protein MSSVLVSSPVIFPLSNSKSKSSLWSPSRRTISQLSVNNGDDIIDSSSNTPRLITFLGKGGSGKTISSVFAAQHYAMAGLSTCLVLQGQDRTADCLLNCKIDSSPTLCNRNLSVVRLETTKMLLEPLNELKKADGRLNLTQGVLEGVVGEELGVLPGMDSIFSLLALVRLLGLFGKRARKNHQNDKFDIIIYDGISTEETLRMIGASSKARLYLKYLRSMAEKTDLGRLAGPSLLRLVDEAMGISGNPSQLTGTISAEIWDSLERILERGSSGSYQFGCFLVMNPNIPISISSALRYWGCAIQADTQVGGAFAIPTPHLDVESVENLKKNLYPLPFACIPNLAVDSPQDWNAIMMNNSVEGARGLLSLPASQKVSSVIFDTAKKTATLLMPGFEKSEIKLYQCSIEEDQSCWWKRGTKDESFLSHHKCKVR, from the exons atgtccTCTGTGCTTGTGTCTTCCCCTGTTATCTTCCCTCTCTCCAATTCCAAGTCCAAATCCAGTCTTTGGAGTCCCTCTCGAAGAACAATCTCTCAACTTTCTGTCAACAATGGTGATGACATCATTGATTCTTCTTCAAACACTCCAAGATTGATCACCTTCTTAGGCAAAGGCGGCTCCGGCAAGACCATCTCCTCTGTTTTCGCTGCCCAG CATTATGCAATGGCTGGACTCAGCACATGCTTAGTGTTACAAGGACAAGATCGCACTGCTGACTGTCTTCTCAATTGTAAGATCGACTCCTCTCCTACCCTATGCAACCGCAACCTTTCTGTTGTTAGGCTGGAAACCACTAAA ATGCTTCTTGAACCTCTAAATGAGCTGAAGAAAGCAGATGGCCGTCTTAATTTGACACAAGGAGTTCTGGAAGGG GTTGTTGGAGAAGAGCTTGGGGTGCTTCCCGGGATGGATTCTATCTTTTCACTACTTGCACTTGTGAGGCTTCTGGGTTTATTCGGGAAACGGGCTCGGAAGAACCATCAAAAcgataaatttgacattatcaTATATGATGGTATCAGCACCGAAGAAACCCTAAGAATGATAGGTGCAAGCAGTAAAGCAAG ACTCTACTTGAAGTACCTGCGGAGCATGGCTGAGAAAACTGACCTTGGGAGATTGGCTGGTCCTTCACTCCTGAGACTGGTAGATGAAGCTATGGGCATAAGTGGTAACCCATCCCAACTCACTGGAACAATCAGTGCTGAAATATGGGACAGTCTGGAACGAATTCTTGAG AGAGGATCTTCAGGATCTTATCAATTTGGGTGCTTTCTTGTGATGAATCCAAACATTCCAATATCAATCAGTTCAGCATTACGTTACTGGGGTTGTGCAATCCAAGCTGATACGCAGGTGGGTGGTGCATTTGCCATTCCTACCCCCCATTTGGATGTTGAATCAGTGGAAAATCTGAAGAAGAATTTGTATCCCTTGCCTTTTGCTTGTATTCCGAATCTTGCAGTGGATTCCCCTCAAGATTGGAATGCCATCATGATGAACAATAGCGTTGAGGGTGCAAGGGGTCTTCTTTCTTTGCCAGCAAGCCAGAAGGTTTCATCGGTAATTTTTGACACAGCAAAGAAAACAGCAACCCTTCTCATGCCAGGTTTCGAGAAGTCAGAGATCAAGCTATATCAA TGCAGTATAGAGGAGGATCAGAGTTGTTGGTGGAAGCGGGGGACCAAAGACGAGTCATTTCTCTCCCACCACAAATGCAAGGTAAGGTAG